The Candidatus Methylomirabilota bacterium genomic sequence TATCCGTCGCTCCCCGCCGGCAGATTTGCCCGAGTAGGGGCTACTCGCTCACCTCCTCCGACCGCCGGATCGGTGACACTCGGGCCGGTGCGGTCACGGCAGGATGCCGATCGCGCGGCCGGGACCGCCGTGATTGTTCTCGTACTTCGGCGCGAGGAACACGAAGAAGCCGCCGGTGGGCGGCAGAGCGCCGACGCCGGTGAGGAACTCCACGAAGACGGCCTCGCGAGAGGCGGCCGCCCAGTGGGTCATCGTCGCTTCTTCCCCGTTCACCGAGCCCATGCTGGGCGCGTCGGTGCCGATGCACTTCACGCCCTTGTCCAGGATGTAGTTCACGGTCTCCGGGGTAGGAGAGGGCCATCCTTCCGAGTGGCCGTTCAGCGGAGCTGCGGTATTCGGGTCCTCGACCCCGCGCTGGAGCTCCCGGAAGTGCGCGTCGGTGTGCCCGCTCTTGAACAGGATGACCTCGCCGGCCTTGATCGGCCCGTACAGGCGCTCGTGAGCCTGCACGTCTTCCACCCGGATCGCCGGTGAGGCGGGCCAGCTCTCGCGCCGGGTCGTGCCGATCCGCGCGGTGACGTCGACGACGCGCGCCGGGCCCATGCAGTAGTGCGGCGGAACCTTGTCGGATGTCATGTCGGTCGTCTTGATCTTGCCGAACTTCGCCTCGTATTTCTGCTGAACGCCCTTGGTCCAGGCATTGTACGAGCCGAAGTCGAATCCCGTCGGTGGCCCGAAGTGAGCCGGGGGATCCATGTGGGTGCCGGTATGGGCGTCCATCAGATGATTGTTCACCCGGTACGGTCCCATCCACCCCGTGTAGGTGTTCGTGTGGAGCACGCGGTACGGGTAGACGTAGTTGCCGACGCCGGCGCCCGGCCACCAGACCGGCAGCTCCTGCGCGAGCGTGACCGAGAGGTCGACCACGCGGTGCGCCCGCACCGCCTTCAGCAGCTCGCCGGCGAGCTTGGTGTCGGTGATCGCCACCGAGCGCGATTCGCCGGTCGGCGATCCGCGATGCTTCGGGGTCAGCGTGATGTAGAGCGAGCCATTCGGCACGCGGTCGAGCGCCATGAGCCCCTCGGTGTGGACGGCGCCGTACTTGAAGTGGCCGAGGTGGCTCTCGATGGCCAGGGGGTTCTGGAAGCTCGAGTCGGGGCCCTTGGTGACGTAACGGGGCGGGCCGAACGCGCCCATGCTCGGGCTGTCGATCCCCATGACGCGCACGCCCTTGGAGCCGACGTACTCCGAGGCGTCGTAGTCCGGCGCGGGCCAGGCCGGCGACTTGCCGTCGAAGGGGGAAACGATGAGTCGGGCGCCCTCGGGCATCGGCTTGTCGTACTTGTCGTCGTAACCGCTCCAGTAGAGCACCGCGTCGCCCGCCTGCAGCGCGCGGTGCGCGCGCTCCGCGGCCTGCACCATGTCCCGGGTGACGATCGGGCTCTCGCCGTTCTTGGCCTGATCGAGGATCGTCCGGGCGTCGATCTTGACGACCTCGCCGAGCCACTGCCAGATCGGAACCTTGTCGCAGGTCAGCGTGCCCCAGTAGCCGGCGTTCGGCAGTCCGCTGTCGGGCGGCGGCACCATGTGCGGCGGGCAGTCCACCTGGTTGGCGGTGTTCTCGTCGACGATGAGCAGGTCCGAGGCCCAGGGCCCGTCCGGTCCCCACTTGTGGTACGGCACGATGATCGGCTGCTCGTGGCCACCCGGCCACCACTGCACTCGATTGGTGTAGACGGTCGGTGTGAGATCGACGACGCCGTTGGGCGCCACCGGATCGTAGGCCTCCGCGGCGAATGGGCCGAGCGCCGCGAAGAGACACAGCAGCGTGAGCGCAACGAGGTGAGCCATGCGAGCCTCCTTCTTCGGTGACGCGATGCACGACGAGAAAACGACCGCTCCTCTCTGTCGAACAGGAACCGCAGTCCGACCGCGAGGTCAAGCCCCGGTTCATCGTCGCGCCGTGGGCGCGCCCGACCGCCCGGGCCGGACGCGCTGGCCGGAGATCGCGGCCCGGCGGTATGATGCGCCCGTCATGAGCCAGGCGACCGCCCCTCCGCTGGCGATCGAGCCCATCGCGACGCCGTTCGAGGCGACGGTCGCGCTGCCCGGCTCGAAGAGCTATTCCAATCGGGCGCTGCTGGTCGCCGCGCTGGCCCGCGGACGCTCCGAGATCACCGGCGCCCTGTGGTCCGACGACACGCGCTACATGCATCGGGCCCTCGAGACGCTCGGGGTGCGCGTGCACGCGGACGAGGCGACGCGCACCTTCGTGATCGACGGCGTGGACGGGCGCTTTCCCGCCTCGGAGGCCACCCTCGAGATCGGCAACGCGGGGACGGCCGCGCGCTTCCTGACCGCGGCGGTGGCCCTCGGCCACGGCACGTTCGTGATCGACGGGTCCCCCGCGATGCGCAAGCGCCCGATCCAGCCCCTGCTCGACGGCCTCCGCGCGCTCGGGGTGGACGCGGAGAGCCGCGAGGGCACCGGCTGCCCGCCGGTGATCGTGCGAGCCCGCGGCATGGCCGGCGGGCGGGCGCGCATGCGTGGCGACATCTCGAGCCAGTACTTCAGCGCGCTGCTGCTGGCCGCGCCCTACGCCGAGCGCGGCATGGAGATCGAGGTCGAGGGCGACCTGGTCTCCGCGCCTTACATCGCCATGACGCTCTCGACGATGGAAGCCTTCGGAGTCGGCGCGGAGCGCGAGGGCGATCGGCACTTCCGCGTGCCCGCGGGCCAGCGCTACGAGGCGCGCGACTACCCGGTGGAGCCGGACGCCTCCGGCGCGTCCTACTTCTTCGCGGCCGCCGCGGTGACGGGCAGCCGGGTGATCGTGCCGCGGCTCGGCCACGCCTCGGTCCAGGGCGACCTGGGGCTGCTCGACGTCCTGCGGCGGATGGGCTGCGAGGTCTCGGTCGAGGACGAGGAGATCACGGTCCAGGGACCGTCGCAGCTGCGCGCGGTGGACGCCGACTTCACGCGCATGGGCGACGTGGCCACGACGCTGATGGCGATCGCCCCGTTCGCCGACGGGCCGGTGACCGTCCGCGGCATCGCCCAGACCCACTTCGAGGAGAGCGATCGCCCGGTCGCCGCCGCGACCGAGCTGCGACGCATGGGCCTGCGGGTGGAGAGCGAGTGGGACTCGGTGACGATCCATCCGGGCATGCCCCAACCGACCGACGTGCAGACCTACGAGGACCACCGCATCGCGATGAGCTTCGCGGTGACCGGCCTGCGCGCCCCCGGCATCCGGATCGTCGATCCGTCGTGCGTGTCGAAGACGTTTCCCGACTACTTTCGCGCGCTGGGGGGCCTCGCCGTCGGCGCATGACCACCTCCGCGCGGTTCGTGGGCGGCCATCCGGACGCGCGGTGGGCTTCCCGACGGACCGCGACGGTCAGAGGACCGAGCGCACCAGGCCTCCGTCGGCGAGGATGGTGGTCGCGGTGATGTAGCTGGACTTGCCGGAGGCCAGGAAGGCGACCGCGTGCGCCAGCTCCCGCGGCTCGCCGAGGCGTCCCACCGCGGTCTCGGCCGCGCGCTGGGCCAGCGCCTCCTCCAGCGGAATTCCGAGCTGTTTGGCGCGCGCGCCCACGTTGGAGAGCATGCGCTCGCTCATGATGCTGTGGTACGCTTCGCCCGCGCGCCGGAGCGCTCCGGCTATCCCCTTCGACGAGGTGTGACGATGCGGCCGAACAAGATCAAACAGATGTGGCGCGACGGCAAGTGCGTGACGATGGGCTGGCTGTCGGTGTCCAACGGGTTCACCGCGGAGGTGATGGCGCGTCAGGGCTTCGACGCCCTGGTCATCGACATGCAGCACGGCCTCACCGACATGGCCAACCTCTGGCCCATGCTGCAGGCCGTCTCCCAGACCGATACGGTGCCGGTGGTGCGCGTGGCGTGGAACGACCCGGCCACCATCATGAAGGCGCTCGATTTCGGCGCCTACGGCATCCTGGTGCCGCTGATCAACACCGCGGCGGACGCCGCGAAGGCGGTGGCGGCGTGCCGCTATCCGCCGGTCGGCATGCGCTCGTCGGGGCCGGTGCGCGCGGTGCACTACGGCGGCGCCGACTACGTGGCCAACGCCAACGACGAGATCGTCTTGATGGCGATGATCGAGACCAAGGAGGGCCTCGCCAACCTCGACGCGATCTGCGCGACGCCCGGCCTCGACTGCATCTACATCGGCCCCGCCGACCTGTCGTTCGCGCTCGGACTGCCTCCGCGGGGCGACAACCCGGACCCGGTGCACATGGCTACCTGCGACCGCATCCGCGACGCGGCCCACAAGCACGGCAAGAAAGCGGCGATGCACTGCGCGAGCGCCGCGTTCGCGGCCGGCGCGGTGAAGCGCGGCTTCGATCTCGTGATGCTCTGCTCGGACCTGGCCAGCATGGTCGCGGGCGTGCGCAAGCAGCTGGATGATCTGAAGGCCGCCACCGTGTGAGGCGGCGGGAGGGGCTTCGGTGAGCGCACCGCTCCGCCCGACCACGCTCGAGGTGGATCTCGACGCGGCCGCGCACAACGTGGGGGCGGTGCGCCGGCTCGTGGGCCCGGACCGGCGCGTTTTTGCCGTGGTGAAGGCGGATGGCTACGGTTTCGGCGCCGTCGAGATGGGCGCGGTCTTCGCGCGGAGCGGCGCGGACTGGCTGGCGGTGGCCGACCTCTCCGAGGGCGTGCGGCTCCGCGAGCGCGGGCTCACCGTGCCGATCCTCGTCTACCCGAACTCGCTGCCCGGCGCGGCCGCCGACGCGCTCGCCCACCGACTGGTGCCGACACTGGTCGATCTCGAGTCCGCGCGGGCCTACTCGCAGGCCGCGGCCGGCCCCTGCGAGATCTTCGTGAAGGTGGACGTCGGGCTCGAGCGGCTCGGCGTGCCGGCCGAGCAGGCGGTGAAGACCATCCTGGCGATGCTGGAGCTGCCGCGCCTGACGCTCGGTGGCCTCTGCGCCCATCCCCACGCCGAGCCGGGCGGCGACCCCGCGTACGCGGACTGGCAGGCGGGCCGCTTCACCGCGGTGGTGGACGAGCTGGAAGCGCGCGGAGTCCGGGTGCCGGTGCGCCTGCTGGCCGCCAGCCCGTTCGTGCTGCGCTTCCCGCACACCTACCTCAACGCGGTGGATCCCGGGCGCATGCTCTACGGCATCACGTTCCCCGGCGAGACGCCGCCGGTGCCGTTGCGCCCGGCGCTCCGCGCGCTGACCACCCGGATCATCGCGATGAAGGAGCTGACCCCGCGCGAGCGGTTCATCGAGCAGGCGCCGTTCCCGGTGACCGCGCCGATGCGCCTCGGGGTGATGCCCATGGGCAGCGCGGACGGGCTGCGGTGGCTCAACGCCGGCCGCGTGCTGGTGCGGGGACGCGCCGCGTCCCTCGTCGGCGCGCCGTCGCTCGAGCACACCCGGATCGACCTGACCGCGGTGCCGGACGCCACCGTGGGCGACGAGGTCGTGATCATCGGCCGCCAGGGCGATCTCGAGATCACGCCCGCCGAGGTCGCGGCCCGTCACGGCCTCGGCCCGCACCACGTCGCGACCACCGTCGGCCCCCGCGTCACCCGCGTCTACCGCCGGGGTCAGGTCTTGCATTACGACATTTGAGAGGGAGGACGCCGCATGCCCAAGGTGCTGACGCAGGCCCAGATCGAGACGTTCGAGCGCGACGGCTGCCTGTCTCCGGTGCGCGCGATGAGCGCGGAGCGCGCGCGCTACTACCGGGAGCGGTTCGAGGCGCTCGAGGCGCGCGTTCCCGACATCAAGAAGATGAAGACCAAGTCGCACCTGCTCGCGCCGTGGGTGCTCGAGATCGCCGAGGACCCGCACGTGCTCGACATCTTCGAGGATCTGGTCGGGCCGAACCTTCGCTGCTGGAGCATGGCCTGGCGGGTGAAGAAGGCCGACCGCGAGACCTTCGCGGGCTGGCACCAGGACTCGGCGTACGGGGCGGCGCGGCCGGTCATCCTGGGCGGCCTGGCCCTGTCCGAGTGCGGGGTCGCGCAGGGCTGCCTGCGCGGCGTGCCCGGCTCGCACAAGTGGGGCATTCTCAAGCACGCCGAGAAGGACGACCCCAAGAGCATCCTCGCCAAGGGCCAGTTCATCGTCGACGAGTTCGACGAGTCCAAGGCGGTGGATTTCTCGCTCCAGCCCGGCGAGATGGTCATGTTCGACAACTCGCTCGTGCACAGCTCGGGGACGAACGTCGGGCCCGACCGCCGCTTCCTGCTGCTGGTCGAGATGGTGCCCACGTGGGCCCGGCCCGCGCGCGTCAAGCAGGCCGCGATGCTCATGCGCGGCGAGGACACCTCCGGCAATTTCGACGACGAGCCGCGGCCCGACGCGGAGTGGTCGGAGACCGCGGTGGCCAACTGGACGCGCATCGTCGAATCGCGCGCCAAGCTCATCTTCGAGGACAGCGCGGTCGCGCCGAGCGTCGCCTACGGTGGCACCCGCGCCGCCACGTAGCGCGGGCCGATGAAAATCAGCCCGCGCGTAGTGGCAGGCGGCTAACGGTCCTGATCCGCGCTAGGCGGGGTGGGTGGCGGCCCAGTGGCGGGCGATGTCGATGCGGCGGGTGAACCACACGTCCCGGTGACTCGCGATGTAGTCGAGCGCGCGCTCGAGGCCGGCGGCGCGCGACGGATGGCCGATCAGCCGCAGGTGCAAGCCCAGTGACATCATCTTGGGCTGGGTCTTGCCCTCGCGATAGAGCACGTCGAAGCCGTCCTTCACGAACGCGAAGTAGTCGTCGGCGGTGAAGAAGCCGCCGCTGCCGAACTTGGAGTCGTTGACGGTGAGGCTGTAGGGCACGACGAGGTGCGGGCGGCCGTCGACGCGCACCCAGTAGGGGAGCTCGTCGTTGTAGGCGTCGGAGTCGTAGAGGAAGCCGCCCTCCTCCACCACCAGGCGGCGCGTGTTCACGCTGGGGCCATAGCGGCAGTACCAGCCGAGCGGCCGCTCGCCCACCGTCCGCTGCATCGACTCGACCGCCTTCCGGATGTGCTCGCGCTCCTCGACCTCGGTGAGCTCGTAGTGCTTGACCCAGCGCCAGCCGTGCGAGCAGACGTCCCAGCCCGACTCGCGGATGGCGGCCGCGACCTTGGGATTGCGCTCGAGCGCCAGCGCGCAGCCGAACACGGTCAGCGGGAGCCTCCGCTCGGTGAAGATGCGGCGCACGCGCCAGAAGCCGACGCGGCTGCCGTACTCGAAGAGGCCCTCGGCGGCGAGATCGCGGCCCTTCACGCCGTACGCGCCCGCGCCCGCCTCGGTCAGGGTGGCCTCGGAGAAGCCGTCGTCCTGCGCGTTGTACTCCGAGCCTTCCTCGTAGTTCATGACGAAGTTGATCGCGATCCGCGCGTCCCCCGGCCAGTGCGGGTGCGGGGGAGTGCCGCCGTAGCCCACGAGATCGCGCTCCCGCCCCGCCGACACGACTAGGACCCTTCGGGCAGGACGATGGTCAGCGGCGCGTCGACCGGCACGAACTCCTCGTCGCCGGCGGTGCCGTCGCGCCACATCAGCACCGCGAACGAGGCCGGCCCATCCAGCACGGTGAGCGGATGGTGCCAGGTCCCCATCGCGTAGGTGACGCCCTGTCCGGCGCGGGCCACGAAGGCGCGCAGGCGGCCGAGGTCGGGGCCGCCACCCGCGGCATCGAGCGTGGCCAGGACCACGTAGCGCGACACCGCGAGAGGGATGAAGGTCTGCGACGAGTGCTGGTGGCGCTCGAGCACGGTCACGCGCATGGGAAACGTGGCCTTCGGCGCCACGGTCGCCACCGCCAGCGACACCGGCGCGTGCGGTCGGCCGTTGGCGAGCGTGTCGCTCAGATACGTCCGGCCCGGAACGGTCGATCCCTCCAGGACCGCTCCGAACGGCTTGAAGGTGTCTCCGGTCAGCGGCTCGGCGACGATGCGCATCGGGAATTCCTCCGACGACGGGACGGGACGAGGAGCCTGCGCGCTGGCGCGCATCCTACCACACGCCTCGCGCGCGGGTTATCCTCGTGCGGGCGCCGGACCCTCTGGCGTCGAGATCGCGTCGCGGAGGCCGTCATGCGCTATCGCCCGTTCGGTCGCACCGGTCTGCAGGTGTCGGTGGTGGGATTCGGCTGCTGGCCGATGGCTGGCGATCGCTACGGCGCCATCGAGGATGACGAGGCCATCCGCGCGATCCATCGCGCGCTGGACCGCGGCGTGAACTGCGTGGACACCGCGCCGGCCTACGGCGCCGGCCACTCGGAGGAGGTCGTGGCGCGCGCGCTCGAGGGACGACGCCAGGATGTGATCCTGGTCACCAAGTGCGGGGTGAAGGCGCCGCCCCTCGGCCAGCCCGGGCCGCTGCGCGACGCCAGCCGCGCCAGCATCTTCCGCGAGATCGAGGCGAGCCTCGAGCGCCTGCGCACCGACTGGGTCGACGTCCTGCTCGTGCACTGGCCGGACGCGGGCACGCCGGTCGAGGAGACGATGCGCGCCCTCGAGGACCTGGTGGCCTCCGGCCGCGCGCGCTTCGTCGGCGTCTCCAACTTCACCGGGGCGATGCTCGCCGAGTGCATGCGCACCCGCCGGGTGGACGTCTCGCAGGTCGGCTATCACATGTTCGACCGGCGCCAGGAGCAGGAGACGTTCCCGTACTGTCGCGTCGAGGGCATCGGGGTCATGGGCTACGGCTCGCTCGGCCACGGGCTGCTCACCGGCGCCTTCACCGCCGCGACCACGTTCGATCCGGCGCGCGACTGGCGCGCGGGCGGCGTCGCCTTCGGGCAGCCGATCTTTCGCGGCGAGAACCTCAAGACCAACGTGGGCGTGGCCGACCGCCTGCGCCGCGAGGTGGCCGACCCGCGCGGGGTGCCGCTCAGCCAGATCGCGCTGGCCTGGGTGCTGGCCAACCCCGCGGTCAGCACCGCGCTGGTGGGCGCGCGCACTCCCGCCGAGGTGGACGCCAACGACGCGGGCGCCGAGCTCGAGCTGTCCTCGGCGGAGCGCGCGACGATCGACGCCATTCTCGCGGGGGCGGTCGGGCGCGTGCGCGAGTTCACCCCGCTGCGCCCCGCGATGGAGCCCTGGGGCGCGGAGCTGCGCGCGTGAGTGACGGGGTCAGGTCTTGCATTACGACATTTTTGCCGCGCCAGGCGACATCGCCGCTTGCCACGAAAATGTCGTAATGCAAGACCTGACCCCGGGCCTACTGCGCCAGGGCGCCGCCGTCGATGACGATCTCGCTGCCGGTCATGTAGGAGGAGTCGTCGGAGGCGAGGAAGAGGACCGCGCTCACGATCTCGGCCACCGTGCCCATGCGCTGCAACGGCACGCGCTGCAGGCGCCGCTCCATCGCCTCGCGGTCGCGGAAGGCGCTGTGGAACATCTCGGTGTCGACCGGGCCCGGGTGCACCGAGTTACAGCGGATGCGGTCCTTGGCGTGCTGGCTGGCCGTCACCTTGGTGAAGATCCGGATGGCGCCCTTGCTCGCCGCGTAGGCCGGCTCCTGGTGCAGCGACTGGCCGATGCCGGCCACCGAGGAGATGTTGACGATGGAGCCGCCGCCGGTGCGGCGCATCGCGGGGATCGCGTGCTTGGTGCCGAGGAACACGCCCTTGGCGTTGATCGCCATCACCTGGTCCCACTCGGCGGCGGTGCGCTCCTCGATGGGCACCTTGGGAATCACGATGGCCGCGTTGTTGATCAGGATGTCGAGCCGTCCGTGGCGATCGGCCGCGAGCTTGATCGCGCTCTGCCAGTCCATCTCGCTCGTCACGTCGAGATGGACGTAGATCGCGTCGCCGCCGGCGGCCCGGATCTCCGACTCGACCTTCTTGCCCTCGTCGTCCCGGATGTCGCCGAAGACGACCTTCGCGCCCTCCCGGGCGAAGGTCTGCGCCTCCGCCGCGCCCTGGCCTCGCGCCCCACCGCTGATCAATGCGACCTTCCCGTCGAGCTTTCCCATGGCCGCCGATCATATCTCTTCGCGGGGCCATGGTCGACCAGGTCGCCGCGGGCTCCGCGCCCGGTCGCGCCGGTCTCGCGAGCGCGGTCGCGTGTCGTTGTTTCACGCCGGCGGGTAACTTCTACACGGCACTTTGTCCGCGGCGGTCCTCACCGTCGACTCTCCCGTCGAAGTGACGCGATGATGCGGTCTGGCACAGCCGATGCTGCCATTTCAGCTGAGCAGGTATCAGATTTCGGAGGTGATTGAGCATGCAGCGAGACAAGAAGGACAAGATCCTCGGCGTCGTGACCATGGGCGCGCTCTGTCTGATGGCCACGTCTCCGGCCGTCGCCCAGACGGACCGTGGCGGCCCCGGCGCGGCCGCCCCCCCGGGCAAGCTCGCCGACCGGATGCCCGGCACCGAAACACAGCGGATGGAGCGCGGCGCGTATCCCACCCAGAGCGCGCAGAGCGGCGCGGCCATGTCCGGCGACGACGCGACCGATCTGCGCGGGTTGCCGGACCCGCCCGCCACGGTCCGTCGCGTGCAGCAGATCCTGAAGGGCGAAGGCTACGATCCCGGGCCGATCAACGGCGTGCTGGGGCCGAAGACGGAGGAGGCCCTGGTCCAGTACCAGCAGAAGCACAACATCGAGGCGACGGGCTGGCTCGACCGGGAGACGAAGGCGAAGCTCGGCGTCTAGACGTCGCCGTCCGATCCGGCCGCGTTTGACAACGCGCCGCCGGCCGTGCGAGAGAATCGGCCATGCTCGAGGAGCCGACCTCTCTCCGCATCGACGACCCCGGCGTACGGGCCCTCTTCACGGAGGCGGCGCGCTTTCAAGCGTGGCTGGACGTCGAGGCCGCGCTCGCGCTGGCCCAGGCCGAGCTGGAGATCATCCCGGAGGCGGCCGCGCGCGAGATCGTCGCCAAGGCGCACCTCTCCTTCCTCGACCTGGCCGCGGTGCGCGAGGGCCTGGCCCGCACCGGCCATCCGCTGGTGCCGCTGGTCTGGGAGCTCGATCGCGCCTGTGAGGGCGAGGCCGGTGGCTACGTGCACTGGGGCGCCACCACCCAGAACGTCACCCAGACCGGCCAGCTCCTCCAGGTGCGGCATGCGCACCAGATCTTCCTGCGCCAGCTCGCGGCGATCCTGACCACGCTGGCCGACCTGGCCGAGCGTACCAAGGACGTGCTCCTTCCCGGCCGCACCCACGGCCAGCACGCGCTCCCCGCCACCTTCGGCTTCAAGGTCGCGGTGTGGATCGACGAGCTGGCGCGACACGTCGAGCGGCTGCAGGGCTGCGAGGGCCGCGTGTTCGTGGCCATGCTCGGCGGCGGCGCGGGCACGCTCGCGTCGCTGGGCGATCTGGGCCTGGCCACCCAGGAGCGGATGGCCGCGCACCTCGGCATGGCCCCGATGCCGATGCCCGCGCGCACCATCGGCGACCACCAGGCCGAGTACGTCGCGCTGCTCGGCATGCTCGCGGCGACGTGCAGCAAGATCGGCCGCGAGGTCTACACGCTGATGAAGCAGGAGTTCGGAGAGCTGGAAGAGCCGGTGCCGCCGGGCACGGTGGGCAGCAGTACCATGCCCCAGAAGCGCAATCCCAAGCTCTCGCAGGACATCATCGCGGCGGCCGCGCAGATCCGCGCGCTGGTGCCGCTGGCCCTGGAGGCGATGCAGACCGAGCACGAGGCCGATCGCACCACCAGCATGATGATGAGTCGCGCGATCGTGCAGGCGTGCGAGCTGACCGGCGACGTGCTGCAGCGGATGATGGTGCTGCTCGACGGCCTCCAGGTGTTCCCGGACCGCATGCGCGAGAATCTGGATCTCTCCGGCGGGCTCATCATGGCCGAGGCGCTCATGCTGGAGCTGGGCCGGCAGATCGGCCGGCAGCGCGCCCACGACGCGGTGTACGAGGCCGCGCAGGCCTCGGTGACGCAGGCGCGGCCGTTTCGCGAGATGCTCGCGTTGGATCCTCAGGTGAGCGCCGGCCTCACCCCCGCGCAGATGGAGACGCTCCTCGACCCCGCACGCTACACCGGGCTCTGCCGGGAGCTGGCCGAGCGCGGCGCCGCGCAGGCTCGCGCGATCGCCGCCGCGGTCGCGCTGCGCCTGGCCTGAGCCGCCACGTGCTCCCGATCCGCGGCCGGTCGACCGAGCGCGGTATCTGGGCCGCGCGGGGCGGTCACGGCGATCGGCTCCTCGTCCTCCTCCACGGCATGGGCGCGAACGCGTCCGTCTGGGAGCCGCTGCTGGCCATCATCGAGCGCTCGTGGAGCGGCCGCTGGCTGGCCCCCGATCTGCGCGGCCACGGTCGCTCGGTGCGCGTGGGCCCCTACGGCATCGGCGCGCACGCCGCGGACGTGGCCGCGCTGATCGAGGCCGAGGCGCCCGGCCCGGTGACGCTGGTCGGCCATTCGTTCGGCGGCGCGGTCGCCGGGCTCCTGGCCTCCGGGTGGTTCGGCCCGCGCGTCGCCGAGGTGGCGGCCTTCGGCGTGAAGATCGAATGGACCGAGAGCGAGATCGAGAAGGCGCGCGCGATGTCGCATCGCCCCGCGCCCGCCTTCGCGACGCGGGACGAGGCGACGGAGCGCTATCTGCGCATCTCGGGACTCGCCGGCCTGGCCGACGCATCGTCCGCCACCGCGGTCGCCGGCGTGCTGGGCGACGACGGCCGCTTCCAGGTCGCGATGGATCCGCGGGCCTACGGGGCGGTGGGGCCGTCGATCCCGGCGCTCCTGCGCCTGGCGACGGCGCCGCTGCGGCTGGCCGCGGGCGACCGCGACCCGATGGTCACGCTAGAGCAGATGC encodes the following:
- a CDS encoding glucose 1-dehydrogenase, which gives rise to MGKLDGKVALISGGARGQGAAEAQTFAREGAKVVFGDIRDDEGKKVESEIRAAGGDAIYVHLDVTSEMDWQSAIKLAADRHGRLDILINNAAIVIPKVPIEERTAAEWDQVMAINAKGVFLGTKHAIPAMRRTGGGSIVNISSVAGIGQSLHQEPAYAASKGAIRIFTKVTASQHAKDRIRCNSVHPGPVDTEMFHSAFRDREAMERRLQRVPLQRMGTVAEIVSAVLFLASDDSSYMTGSEIVIDGGALAQ
- a CDS encoding alpha/beta hydrolase encodes the protein MLPIRGRSTERGIWAARGGHGDRLLVLLHGMGANASVWEPLLAIIERSWSGRWLAPDLRGHGRSVRVGPYGIGAHAADVAALIEAEAPGPVTLVGHSFGGAVAGLLASGWFGPRVAEVAAFGVKIEWTESEIEKARAMSHRPAPAFATRDEATERYLRISGLAGLADASSATAVAGVLGDDGRFQVAMDPRAYGAVGPSIPALLRLATAPLRLAAGDRDPMVTLEQMRRVDPAARVFPGVGHNAHWEAPDQVWSFIAGGAR
- a CDS encoding peptidoglycan-binding domain-containing protein, coding for MQRDKKDKILGVVTMGALCLMATSPAVAQTDRGGPGAAAPPGKLADRMPGTETQRMERGAYPTQSAQSGAAMSGDDATDLRGLPDPPATVRRVQQILKGEGYDPGPINGVLGPKTEEALVQYQQKHNIEATGWLDRETKAKLGV
- a CDS encoding adenylosuccinate lyase family protein, whose translation is MLEEPTSLRIDDPGVRALFTEAARFQAWLDVEAALALAQAELEIIPEAAAREIVAKAHLSFLDLAAVREGLARTGHPLVPLVWELDRACEGEAGGYVHWGATTQNVTQTGQLLQVRHAHQIFLRQLAAILTTLADLAERTKDVLLPGRTHGQHALPATFGFKVAVWIDELARHVERLQGCEGRVFVAMLGGGAGTLASLGDLGLATQERMAAHLGMAPMPMPARTIGDHQAEYVALLGMLAATCSKIGREVYTLMKQEFGELEEPVPPGTVGSSTMPQKRNPKLSQDIIAAAAQIRALVPLALEAMQTEHEADRTTSMMMSRAIVQACELTGDVLQRMMVLLDGLQVFPDRMRENLDLSGGLIMAEALMLELGRQIGRQRAHDAVYEAAQASVTQARPFREMLALDPQVSAGLTPAQMETLLDPARYTGLCRELAERGAAQARAIAAAVALRLA